From Mesobacillus boroniphilus, the proteins below share one genomic window:
- a CDS encoding ABC transporter permease, whose product MNNLLNYILENQASIWTYSAEHLQLVGLSILIAIAIGLPLGIYLTTNEKLAETVLQVANVIMTIPSIALFGIMIPILSIVNQGIGFVPAVIALILYSQLPIIRNTYVAINNVDPNIRDAAIGLGMSTMQRLLRVEIPNALPIIMAGVRQAVVMNIGIGAIAAFIGAGGLGVLINQGISRSNTTMVLAGAIAISILAIVTDGLLGLLQKRMTPKGFQQ is encoded by the coding sequence ATGAATAATTTATTGAACTACATATTAGAAAACCAGGCTTCGATTTGGACATATAGTGCGGAGCATCTGCAGCTTGTCGGATTGTCCATTTTGATTGCCATTGCGATTGGCCTTCCGCTCGGGATTTACTTGACGACCAATGAGAAGTTAGCGGAGACGGTACTTCAGGTCGCGAATGTGATTATGACGATTCCGAGTATTGCGCTTTTCGGGATCATGATTCCGATTCTGTCGATCGTCAATCAGGGAATTGGCTTTGTGCCAGCTGTAATCGCACTTATCTTATATTCGCAGCTTCCGATTATACGTAATACATATGTAGCCATCAATAATGTCGATCCCAATATTCGTGATGCCGCCATTGGGCTGGGAATGAGTACGATGCAGCGTCTTCTGCGTGTTGAGATTCCCAATGCCCTTCCTATCATTATGGCAGGAGTCAGGCAGGCCGTGGTCATGAATATCGGAATCGGCGCAATTGCAGCGTTTATCGGAGCTGGGGGTCTTGGCGTGTTGATCAACCAGGGGATTTCAAGATCGAATACAACAATGGTACTGGCAGGAGCCATAGCCATTTCAATCCTGGCGATTGTGACAGACGGACTTTTGGGGCTACTCCAAAAACGCATGACTCCAAAAGGTTTTCAACAATAA
- a CDS encoding glycine betaine ABC transporter substrate-binding protein has protein sequence MKKILSFAVIITLMLSLLSACSSEEDTSASASDKTLVVGAKNFTEQFVLSKILAIYLKENGFEVEEKNNMASQVVRQALENKQVDLYWEYTGTSLVNYNKLDPLSDSLEAYEKVKEVDKDNGLVWLDQSQLNNTYTLMMREEKAKELGIETISDLAAYLNDGNKLSLGADAEFATRPDGIKGVEKEYGFKFGSSNIKKMDVGLFYQALRDGQVDVATGFSTDSRIKAFNLINLEDDKSFFPAYNAGITVHEKSLEKYPELEELLKPLAEKINTETMTELNYQVDIEEKSETEVARKWLTDNGLIEE, from the coding sequence ATGAAAAAGATTTTATCATTTGCCGTAATCATTACCTTAATGCTGTCACTGCTATCCGCTTGCAGCAGTGAAGAAGACACATCCGCTTCTGCTTCTGACAAAACGCTTGTCGTCGGGGCAAAAAACTTCACGGAACAATTCGTCCTTTCCAAAATTCTTGCTATCTACTTAAAGGAGAATGGCTTCGAGGTTGAGGAAAAAAACAATATGGCAAGCCAGGTTGTCCGCCAGGCATTGGAAAATAAACAGGTCGACCTTTATTGGGAATATACAGGAACCAGCCTTGTGAACTATAACAAGCTTGACCCTCTTTCCGATTCATTAGAAGCCTATGAAAAAGTAAAAGAAGTTGATAAAGATAACGGTCTTGTATGGCTTGATCAATCACAGTTAAACAATACGTACACATTGATGATGAGAGAAGAAAAAGCAAAAGAGCTAGGCATTGAAACAATCAGCGATTTGGCAGCTTACTTGAATGATGGCAACAAATTGTCTTTAGGTGCAGATGCGGAGTTCGCAACAAGACCTGATGGAATTAAAGGTGTAGAGAAAGAATATGGATTCAAATTTGGTTCTTCCAACATCAAAAAAATGGACGTTGGCCTTTTCTATCAGGCACTGAGAGACGGACAGGTTGATGTGGCAACAGGCTTTTCAACAGACAGCCGTATCAAAGCTTTTAATCTCATAAACCTTGAAGATGATAAAAGCTTCTTCCCTGCTTATAATGCCGGCATCACCGTTCATGAAAAATCACTTGAGAAGTACCCTGAATTAGAAGAACTTCTGAAGCCTTTGGCTGAAAAAATCAACACAGAAACAATGACTGAGCTTAACTACCAAGTCGATATTGAAGAAAAAAGCGAAACAGAAGTCGCAAGAAAATGGCTTACAGATAATGGGTTAATTGAAGAGTAA
- a CDS encoding ABC transporter ATP-binding protein has translation MIKFDQVTKVYGDKVKAVDNVSFDVPEGNIVVFLGPSGCGKTTTLRMVNRLESITDGKIFVNGTDVNSLNDIELRRNIGYVIQHNGLFPNMTIEDNVMAVPNLLGWDRKKKSDRYKYLMDLVGLNPDEYRKRYPHELSGGQQQRVGIARAMAADPPVMLMDEPFGALDPVIRTRIQNEFLQIQKEVKKTILFVSHDIDEAIKMGDGIVIFKEGKLMQYDSPSELLAHPKNDFVREFVGKDRALKSLSLHTVKDLISERMLRKLDGPEKANRKTIPVDTNLRDALSILLNQEADQLVVQANNGLVGAMQIDDVEAYLHQHIK, from the coding sequence ATGATTAAGTTTGATCAAGTCACCAAAGTGTACGGCGATAAAGTGAAAGCTGTAGATAATGTAAGCTTTGATGTACCGGAGGGCAATATCGTCGTTTTCTTAGGGCCATCCGGCTGTGGAAAAACGACAACATTAAGAATGGTAAACAGACTCGAGTCAATTACCGATGGCAAAATTTTCGTCAATGGAACAGATGTCAATTCCTTGAATGACATCGAGTTGAGACGGAATATCGGCTATGTCATCCAGCATAACGGCCTGTTCCCTAACATGACGATTGAAGATAATGTGATGGCTGTCCCTAATTTACTCGGATGGGACCGAAAGAAAAAGTCAGATAGATATAAATACTTAATGGACCTTGTCGGCCTGAATCCAGATGAATACCGGAAGCGTTACCCGCATGAGCTTTCAGGAGGACAGCAGCAAAGAGTCGGAATCGCCCGTGCGATGGCTGCAGACCCGCCTGTCATGCTGATGGATGAACCGTTCGGCGCATTGGATCCAGTTATCCGAACGCGGATTCAAAATGAGTTTTTACAAATCCAGAAGGAAGTCAAAAAGACGATTCTTTTTGTCAGCCATGATATTGATGAAGCCATCAAAATGGGCGATGGAATTGTGATTTTCAAAGAAGGAAAATTGATGCAGTACGATTCGCCAAGCGAACTGCTAGCACATCCAAAGAATGATTTTGTCCGTGAATTCGTCGGCAAGGACCGCGCCCTGAAAAGCCTGAGCCTTCATACCGTGAAGGATTTGATTTCAGAACGGATGCTGCGGAAATTGGATGGCCCTGAAAAAGCCAATAGAAAGACGATTCCAGTAGATACGAATTTAAGGGATGCCTTATCCATCCTGCTCAACCAGGAAGCCGACCAGCTTGTCGTCCAGGCAAACAATGGGCTTGTTGGTGCGATGCAAATTGATGATGTAGAGGCCTATTTGCATCAGCATATTAAATAA
- a CDS encoding YhcN/YlaJ family sporulation lipoprotein — translation MKKSLILASCAAITFGLAGCTANNNAANDNNDNGQQRVQTSQVRRGPATENNRLQLADRAERQVEQMAEVDDARVIISENNAYVAVRLAGGNNDNYGNADVNNALDGNGRTFAENGRVDQDDNRAGNDGIIDGKGDAGNGNRQNVGTDRNTVSRNGLESEIEQKVRQAHRGIDNVYVSVDNNAFDRMGTFADDIRNNRNRDGMFEDFRDTMNNFFGR, via the coding sequence GTGAAAAAGTCATTAATTTTGGCAAGCTGTGCCGCTATTACATTCGGATTGGCTGGATGCACAGCGAATAACAACGCAGCAAATGATAACAACGACAACGGCCAACAGCGTGTTCAGACAAGCCAGGTTCGTCGTGGCCCGGCTACTGAAAACAACAGACTTCAGCTTGCTGATCGTGCTGAACGCCAGGTAGAGCAAATGGCAGAAGTAGACGACGCTCGTGTCATTATCTCCGAAAACAATGCGTATGTAGCTGTAAGACTGGCAGGCGGTAATAACGACAATTATGGAAATGCTGATGTTAATAATGCTTTGGATGGAAACGGCAGGACTTTTGCTGAGAATGGACGAGTAGACCAGGATGACAACCGTGCTGGAAATGATGGAATCATTGACGGCAAAGGTGATGCCGGAAACGGAAACCGCCAGAATGTTGGCACAGATAGAAATACTGTTAGTAGAAATGGGTTGGAAAGCGAAATTGAACAAAAGGTCCGCCAGGCTCACAGAGGGATTGACAATGTATATGTCTCTGTGGATAATAACGCGTTTGACAGAATGGGTACATTCGCTGATGACATCCGCAATAACAGGAACAGGGATGGCATGTTTGAAGATTTCAGAGACACGATGAATAACTTCTTTGGTAGATAA
- a CDS encoding DoxX family protein encodes MFAKWLRENNVAAGILTVIRVWLGYNWMTAGWGKLTGEGFDATGFLTRAVENPVKGPDGNAVYSWYVSFLESFAIPNVELFNFIVPMGEFLVGLGLILGTLTTAAIFFGLVMNFSFFLAGTVSHNPTDIFFGFIILFAGYNAGKYGLDRWVVPFIRKTVFKRGEEGVRNAA; translated from the coding sequence ATGTTTGCAAAGTGGTTAAGAGAAAACAATGTTGCTGCTGGTATATTGACTGTCATTAGGGTTTGGCTAGGGTACAACTGGATGACTGCAGGTTGGGGTAAATTGACTGGGGAAGGTTTTGACGCTACTGGGTTCTTAACTCGAGCTGTAGAAAACCCTGTTAAAGGCCCAGACGGAAACGCAGTGTACAGCTGGTACGTAAGCTTCCTTGAGAGCTTCGCGATTCCGAACGTCGAATTGTTCAACTTCATCGTGCCAATGGGAGAGTTCCTTGTAGGACTTGGCTTAATCCTTGGTACACTGACAACTGCTGCCATTTTCTTCGGTCTAGTGATGAACTTCAGTTTCTTCCTTGCCGGCACAGTATCTCACAACCCAACAGACATCTTCTTCGGCTTCATCATCCTGTTCGCAGGCTACAACGCTGGTAAATACGGCTTAGACCGCTGGGTGGTGCCATTCATCCGCAAAACTGTTTTCAAACGCGGTGAAGAAGGCGTCCGCAACGCTGCTTAA
- a CDS encoding YceI family protein, with amino-acid sequence MAKFAVDQAHSAVGFEVKHMMVSKVKGQFGSYTANVEAADLTDLTTASIAFKIDVASIDTRNEDRENHLKSADFFDVEKYPTIDFKSTSITKDGDDYKVTGDLTIKDVTKPVTFDVEYGGKGTNPWGVEVYGFEAEAKVNREEFGLTWNAPLETGGVLVGKDIKIKVELEVNPAS; translated from the coding sequence ATGGCTAAATTTGCAGTAGACCAGGCGCACTCAGCAGTAGGGTTTGAAGTGAAACACATGATGGTATCAAAGGTAAAGGGACAATTTGGTTCTTATACAGCAAATGTGGAAGCAGCGGACCTGACAGATTTAACAACAGCTTCAATCGCATTCAAAATTGATGTAGCGAGCATCGATACACGAAACGAAGATCGCGAAAACCACTTGAAATCAGCAGATTTTTTCGATGTTGAAAAATATCCAACCATCGATTTCAAATCTACAAGTATCACAAAAGATGGCGATGACTATAAAGTGACTGGTGACCTAACAATCAAGGACGTAACAAAGCCAGTAACATTCGACGTTGAATACGGCGGAAAAGGCACAAATCCATGGGGGGTAGAAGTGTACGGTTTCGAAGCAGAAGCAAAAGTAAACCGCGAAGAATTCGGCCTTACATGGAATGCTCCACTTGAAACTGGCGGCGTTCTAGTTGGCAAAGACATCAAGATCAAAGTGGAACTAGAAGTAAATCCAGCATCATAA
- a CDS encoding ATP-binding protein: MKRLYPSRLTKRFLYLTTIIIFIPLLIIFILAATSSRDIIKNQTENQAIQVTRVMSDKTSDLFNLKIQLLENIVENQAGETRKLEGVLTNLVVNDPFFKRIQIVNDEKERIVYKAPFIETDSKLNSAEAELYAELKWRRSSFVADSIKKMNGEPTLLIIVPFQADEAAEVEGGLIAYVSLVYLQKYFKQNVIGDLGHSFLFNHEGKVLFDTDDFSKSGSLLNEYPFTREAFLDRTGVYRGELWGEESLVAYNPVDRLPFYTATSIPLTEANAVIDSLKDILWKGFILIFLAALTLLIFGIRWIIKPIKALTQQAASYAKGGEWFVPVLEKEDEIKTLSSTMKYMAESLKSHERQLQLILESFPFGVFAINPEGFISSMNTTAGDLLNIQKENTIGKSVSVLPLSFRNHFEQCKHVSRKFDGLEDDFTFENESGKKVIKQSSSPLLDEKDQVIGVLITFWDVTKVRQLETHIQRSEQLVAIGQMTAGLAHEVKNPLGTVQLASDLIASEIKEIVVAKESDDASVEIISEAAKDIQDEIQRLDHLVRRFLQFSRENKKDESVFNMKTVAAETLQLLSHQFRKKQIHATLDADGEDYLVKGDRNQMIQALINLFINSIEAVSHQGQIIVSMERTNSDTIEIEIKDDGIGIPQQKIKRIFNPFFSTKQEGTGLGLWITHDIISSHNGHIEVESEMGEGTSFLISLKKHKEGDHNAKNNLVS, translated from the coding sequence ATGAAAAGACTTTACCCATCACGATTAACCAAAAGGTTTTTATATCTTACTACTATCATCATTTTTATTCCTCTGTTGATCATATTCATTCTCGCCGCAACTTCTTCAAGAGATATCATAAAAAATCAGACGGAGAATCAAGCGATCCAGGTGACAAGGGTCATGTCCGACAAGACCAGCGACCTATTCAACCTGAAGATCCAGCTGCTGGAGAATATCGTTGAAAATCAGGCTGGAGAGACGCGGAAATTAGAAGGAGTCCTGACCAATCTCGTCGTCAATGATCCTTTCTTTAAAAGGATCCAGATTGTGAATGACGAGAAGGAAAGAATCGTCTATAAAGCTCCTTTTATTGAAACAGATTCCAAGCTGAATTCTGCCGAAGCCGAATTGTATGCTGAGCTGAAATGGCGGCGCAGCTCTTTTGTCGCTGACTCGATTAAAAAAATGAACGGAGAGCCTACCTTATTAATTATCGTTCCTTTTCAGGCTGACGAAGCTGCTGAGGTTGAGGGCGGGTTGATTGCTTATGTCAGCCTTGTCTATTTGCAAAAATACTTCAAGCAAAATGTCATCGGCGACCTCGGGCACAGCTTCCTTTTTAACCATGAAGGTAAGGTATTGTTTGATACGGACGATTTCAGTAAATCCGGAAGCCTGCTTAATGAGTATCCGTTTACGCGAGAGGCTTTTTTGGACAGGACCGGGGTGTACAGGGGTGAGCTCTGGGGGGAAGAGTCCCTCGTCGCCTACAATCCTGTGGATCGGCTGCCGTTTTATACAGCTACCTCCATCCCGCTGACTGAAGCAAATGCTGTCATAGATTCATTGAAGGATATTTTATGGAAAGGCTTCATCCTGATCTTTTTAGCGGCGCTCACCTTGCTCATTTTCGGTATCCGCTGGATCATCAAGCCGATCAAGGCCCTTACCCAGCAGGCAGCAAGCTATGCAAAGGGCGGAGAATGGTTTGTTCCTGTTCTTGAAAAAGAGGATGAGATCAAGACGCTGTCCAGCACGATGAAGTATATGGCTGAAAGCTTAAAGTCGCATGAACGCCAGCTGCAGCTGATCCTGGAATCCTTCCCTTTCGGAGTCTTCGCTATAAATCCGGAAGGCTTCATCAGTTCAATGAATACAACCGCCGGGGATTTATTGAATATACAAAAGGAAAATACCATTGGAAAATCGGTCTCTGTCCTGCCGCTTTCTTTCAGGAATCATTTTGAACAGTGCAAGCATGTCTCAAGGAAATTTGACGGCCTTGAAGATGACTTCACTTTTGAAAATGAATCGGGAAAGAAAGTCATCAAGCAGTCCAGTTCACCATTATTAGATGAAAAAGACCAAGTCATTGGGGTACTTATTACCTTTTGGGATGTGACGAAGGTGCGCCAGCTGGAAACACATATTCAACGTTCAGAACAGCTGGTGGCGATTGGCCAGATGACCGCCGGGCTGGCTCATGAGGTAAAGAATCCGCTTGGGACCGTCCAGCTTGCCAGTGATTTAATCGCCAGCGAAATAAAAGAAATAGTTGTTGCAAAAGAGAGTGATGATGCTTCCGTTGAAATCATTTCCGAAGCAGCAAAGGATATCCAGGATGAGATTCAGCGACTCGACCATCTCGTCAGAAGGTTCCTTCAATTCAGCCGGGAAAACAAGAAGGATGAATCTGTTTTCAACATGAAAACCGTCGCCGCCGAAACACTCCAGCTTTTATCCCATCAATTCAGGAAAAAACAGATCCATGCCACTCTGGACGCTGATGGTGAGGATTACTTGGTGAAAGGTGACAGGAACCAGATGATTCAGGCTCTAATCAATCTTTTTATCAATAGTATTGAAGCTGTTTCCCATCAAGGCCAAATCATCGTTTCCATGGAAAGAACGAATAGTGATACTATTGAAATAGAGATAAAGGATGATGGCATCGGCATCCCGCAGCAAAAGATCAAGCGTATCTTCAATCCATTCTTTTCTACCAAACAAGAAGGTACCGGGCTGGGATTATGGATTACCCATGATATCATCTCTTCCCATAACGGCCATATCGAGGTAGAAAGTGAAATGGGTGAAGGAACCTCATTCCTGATTTCATTGAAAAAGCACAAGGAAGGCGATCACAATGCAAAAAACAATCTTGTTAGTTGA
- a CDS encoding sigma-54-dependent transcriptional regulator produces MQKTILLVEDNEKFRRLTKLTLQKQGYTVIEAETGKIAEKLMESENIDLVLLDFLLPDTTGLKLLEKWAPNYPDTVFIPCTAYGDIEDAVKAMKIGAYDYLTKPIKADELKVVIERAFELKHLKKENKELKQAVQQKYDLHGMIGKSPKMQEVYSLIERVARQDITILLEGESGTGKSRGAHAVHLESTRRTGPFIKVNCAAIPSNLLESELFGYEKGAFTGAVRSQEGKCAAADKGTLFLDEIGEISLDVQAKLLQFTQDKTFTPLGTSREFHSDVRIIAATNRNLWEMVQNGEFREDLYYRLNIIGIKLPPLRERIEDIPLLVEQFLAGFEEEHNRSYSISKELLTNLTSYPWPGNIRELQNALSRATVLSRSGQLMLEDFPVEIQNYFSAKEVETPDVQVELTDDFSLSEHLEQVEREVIETALESENGNQARAAEALGITRQGLLYKIRKYKIKRQRSDL; encoded by the coding sequence ATGCAAAAAACAATCTTGTTAGTTGAAGATAATGAAAAATTCCGCCGTCTGACAAAGCTGACCTTGCAAAAACAAGGATATACGGTGATTGAAGCGGAGACCGGGAAAATCGCTGAAAAGCTTATGGAGAGCGAGAACATCGATCTTGTGTTGCTGGATTTTCTTTTGCCGGATACAACCGGTTTAAAGCTCCTTGAAAAATGGGCGCCAAATTATCCCGATACCGTTTTTATCCCTTGTACTGCCTACGGAGATATTGAAGATGCGGTCAAAGCGATGAAAATAGGGGCATATGATTACTTGACCAAGCCAATCAAGGCTGATGAACTGAAGGTTGTCATTGAACGAGCTTTCGAATTGAAGCACTTGAAAAAAGAAAACAAAGAATTAAAACAGGCTGTCCAGCAAAAATATGACCTTCACGGCATGATTGGAAAGAGCCCTAAAATGCAGGAGGTATACTCCTTGATTGAACGAGTCGCCAGGCAGGATATCACGATTTTGCTTGAGGGTGAAAGCGGGACCGGGAAATCGCGAGGTGCTCACGCTGTTCACCTGGAAAGTACACGGAGGACTGGTCCTTTCATCAAGGTGAATTGTGCCGCCATCCCGTCGAATCTTTTGGAAAGTGAGTTATTCGGCTATGAAAAAGGTGCTTTTACCGGCGCTGTAAGGTCTCAGGAGGGCAAATGCGCTGCTGCCGACAAGGGCACGCTTTTTCTCGATGAAATTGGCGAGATTTCGCTTGATGTACAGGCGAAGCTTCTGCAGTTTACACAGGACAAAACCTTTACACCACTTGGGACCTCCAGAGAATTTCATTCAGACGTCCGCATCATCGCGGCCACTAACCGAAATCTATGGGAAATGGTCCAGAACGGCGAGTTTCGCGAGGACTTGTATTACCGCTTGAATATCATTGGGATTAAATTGCCGCCATTGCGTGAGCGCATAGAGGACATCCCTTTGCTCGTGGAACAATTTTTGGCTGGCTTTGAAGAAGAACACAACCGAAGCTACTCGATTTCCAAAGAGCTTTTAACAAATCTCACTTCCTATCCTTGGCCTGGCAATATCCGTGAATTGCAAAATGCCTTGTCCAGGGCAACCGTCCTCTCAAGGTCCGGACAATTGATGCTAGAAGATTTCCCTGTGGAGATCCAGAACTATTTTTCAGCGAAAGAGGTTGAGACTCCTGATGTTCAAGTTGAACTGACTGATGATTTCTCCTTGTCAGAGCATCTCGAGCAGGTTGAAAGAGAAGTCATTGAAACTGCTCTGGAAAGCGAAAATGGCAACCAGGCACGCGCTGCCGAAGCTCTCGGCATCACAAGGCAAGGCCTTTTGTACAAGATCAGGAAATATAAGATTAAAAGACAAAGAAGTGACCTATAA
- a CDS encoding GNAT family N-acetyltransferase: MKKIHKPWIKLKEGIDAEDYEIINELQERCVKNDKTTLKLELDYKLGISDDSSNGVKDINEFMYFDGEQLIGYLGICSFGGPWEVNGMVDPEYRRQGVFAKLFELVLAEWKRRDSGSMLLLSDHSSESGQKFIAGTGAAYKHSEYEMFLRKNAPVATPDGIVFRKATNADAKEIARQNAIYFNSEEEIEADDMPLPEVEEKRGMTSYLVEKEGQIIGKVNLQLTSKLGAIFGLGVLPEHRRKGYGRALLLLAIEKLKEAEAQEIMLQVAADNSNALNLYKSCGFEETSTMDYFELK; this comes from the coding sequence GTGAAAAAAATACATAAACCATGGATCAAACTTAAGGAAGGCATCGATGCCGAGGATTATGAAATAATCAATGAACTTCAGGAACGCTGTGTTAAGAACGATAAAACAACTCTGAAGCTGGAGCTTGATTACAAGCTCGGGATCAGCGATGACAGCAGCAATGGTGTTAAGGATATAAATGAATTCATGTACTTCGATGGGGAGCAGCTGATTGGCTATCTAGGAATCTGCAGTTTTGGCGGCCCTTGGGAAGTGAATGGGATGGTGGATCCGGAATACCGGCGTCAGGGTGTATTCGCCAAATTGTTTGAACTGGTCCTGGCAGAATGGAAGCGCAGGGATTCAGGCAGCATGCTGCTGCTGAGCGACCACAGCTCGGAATCGGGACAGAAATTTATTGCCGGAACAGGAGCCGCATACAAGCACTCAGAATATGAGATGTTTTTGAGAAAAAATGCTCCTGTCGCCACTCCGGACGGTATAGTTTTCAGGAAAGCGACGAACGCGGATGCGAAGGAAATTGCCCGGCAGAATGCGATTTATTTTAACAGTGAGGAAGAAATTGAGGCCGATGACATGCCTTTGCCTGAAGTAGAGGAAAAGCGCGGGATGACTTCCTATCTTGTTGAAAAAGAAGGGCAAATCATTGGGAAGGTGAATCTGCAGCTGACCTCGAAACTTGGTGCCATCTTTGGTCTCGGCGTGTTGCCGGAGCACCGCCGTAAGGGTTACGGGAGGGCGCTTCTTTTGCTGGCCATTGAAAAGCTGAAGGAAGCCGAAGCACAGGAAATCATGCTTCAGGTAGCGGCGGACAACTCGAATGCCCTTAACCTTTATAAGTCCTGCGGTTTTGAAGAGACATCTACGATGGATTATTTTGAGCTGAAATAA
- a CDS encoding ABC transporter permease — protein sequence MNNKRFVAFVIKLILFTLVGSFFAWSFKSGYYQLIIDDSEGFLFLLKQHINMVLLSSLLAILLAIPMGILVTRPKFQRLQWLFMNTANLGQTIPSLAILALAMTWMGIGFKPAVFALFLYSLLPILRNTVAGIKSIDPDLLDAAKGIGYTPAQILLKIELPNAAYPIMAGIRTAVVINIGTAALAYLVGGGGLGDWIFTGIMMRDNSYLLSGAIPVTLLALLADQLVRLIEKLVISKGLRQTVTISD from the coding sequence ATGAACAACAAACGTTTTGTAGCATTTGTCATCAAGTTGATTCTCTTCACCCTGGTTGGGAGCTTTTTCGCCTGGTCCTTCAAGTCAGGGTATTACCAGCTGATTATCGATGATTCTGAAGGATTTCTCTTTCTATTGAAGCAGCATATCAACATGGTGCTCCTGTCCTCGCTGCTGGCAATCCTGCTGGCGATTCCGATGGGTATCCTGGTTACGAGGCCAAAATTCCAAAGACTTCAATGGCTGTTCATGAATACAGCCAATCTAGGACAAACCATTCCGAGCCTTGCAATCCTGGCCTTGGCCATGACCTGGATGGGGATCGGTTTTAAGCCGGCAGTCTTTGCTCTTTTCCTATACTCCTTGCTGCCGATTTTACGAAATACTGTAGCTGGAATTAAATCGATTGATCCGGATCTGCTGGATGCAGCAAAAGGAATCGGCTATACACCAGCTCAAATTCTTTTAAAAATTGAGCTGCCTAACGCAGCCTATCCGATTATGGCAGGAATCCGTACAGCTGTGGTCATCAACATTGGAACGGCTGCCTTAGCCTATTTAGTAGGCGGCGGCGGATTGGGTGACTGGATTTTCACCGGAATCATGATGAGAGATAATTCTTATCTTCTATCCGGAGCCATCCCGGTAACATTGCTTGCTCTTTTGGCAGATCAATTGGTCAGGCTCATCGAAAAACTGGTAATCTCCAAAGGGTTAAGACAAACTGTAACAATTTCTGATTAA
- a CDS encoding GNAT family N-acetyltransferase: MEIKVDNLTGPEVISLIGEHMHGMTLHSPPESIHALGLEQLRKPEITFWTVWDEEKLMGCGALKELDRQHGEIKSMRTASAHLRKGVAQAMLEHIITEARRRDYKKLSLETGSMEAFLPARKLYEKYGFDYCPPFGDYTEDPNSAFMTKEL, translated from the coding sequence ATGGAGATCAAAGTCGATAATTTGACAGGTCCTGAAGTGATTTCGTTGATCGGAGAGCATATGCATGGGATGACGCTTCACTCCCCGCCAGAGAGCATTCATGCGTTGGGTCTAGAGCAATTGAGAAAACCCGAGATTACTTTCTGGACAGTCTGGGATGAGGAGAAGCTAATGGGATGTGGTGCGTTGAAAGAACTTGATCGCCAGCATGGAGAGATCAAGTCGATGAGGACTGCCTCTGCCCATCTTCGGAAAGGGGTTGCGCAAGCCATGCTCGAGCATATCATCACAGAAGCAAGGCGCCGTGACTATAAAAAACTCAGTCTCGAAACAGGGTCAATGGAGGCGTTCCTCCCTGCGAGGAAGCTCTATGAAAAATACGGATTTGACTATTGTCCTCCATTCGGTGATTATACGGAAGATCCGAACAGTGCATTCATGACGAAGGAACTGTAA
- a CDS encoding GNAT family N-acetyltransferase produces the protein MDFKFIPINMEYVKEIDSWNYKGFIEEVMMTPYFESFKKTKMLKGPGGCDGFIALIDNEAAGLFEFNVKGNIMEIGLALKPNLIGKGFGTKYVKQGIEFGIQYYDIHFDSVKLVVDPKNKAAIRVYEKAGFKKVEQKENEIEMKMIL, from the coding sequence TTGGATTTTAAATTTATTCCCATAAATATGGAGTATGTAAAAGAAATTGACTCATGGAATTATAAGGGCTTTATTGAAGAAGTAATGATGACACCATATTTTGAGTCATTCAAGAAGACTAAGATGCTAAAAGGTCCCGGTGGTTGCGACGGATTTATAGCATTAATAGACAATGAGGCTGCTGGTTTATTTGAGTTCAACGTAAAAGGAAACATTATGGAAATAGGATTAGCTTTAAAACCTAATTTAATTGGTAAAGGCTTTGGAACAAAATACGTCAAGCAAGGGATTGAGTTTGGTATTCAATACTATGACATTCATTTTGACTCCGTAAAATTAGTTGTAGACCCGAAAAACAAGGCAGCAATTCGTGTCTATGAAAAGGCAGGGTTTAAAAAGGTTGAACAAAAAGAAAATGAAATTGAAATGAAAATGATTTTGTAA